The proteins below come from a single Sorghum bicolor cultivar BTx623 chromosome 4, Sorghum_bicolor_NCBIv3, whole genome shotgun sequence genomic window:
- the LOC110434718 gene encoding uncharacterized protein LOC110434718 translates to MVSNRIGKQVYLLRLSRRSLSGLSVIRRHTLALSDVAPWPLLLGTSVGSFPRPVSFLGVAATAVSVDFFCGLALWLLLLRREFSSSSAMGLRLYGDCSFFLDELRLSIGVGPAAPAFSFPDAAILTGELDLGDAHLFPDAAVADGARAFSLAGTNTIFPGCCCHARSPLPEPAVATEVATPSARLPRDRLALRLPLLVPLLSRLSDRFRCGEPRCGDGLDILRV, encoded by the exons ATGGTCAGCAATAGAATCGGGAAGCAAGTATACTTACTGCGTTTGTCACGACGTTCTTTGTCTGGCCTGTCCGTGATCCGGCGTCACACTCTGGCGCTCTCGGACGTCGCACCATGGCCGCTT CTGCTTGGCACCTCCGTCGGCTCCTTTCCACGCCCCGTATCCTTCTTGGGAGTGGCGGCGACGGCAGTCTCAGTGGATTT CTTCTGCGGCCTGGCACTGTGGTTGCTGTTGTTACGGAGAGAGTTCTCGTCGAGCTCGGCCATGGGGTTGCGCCTGTACGGAGACTGCTCGTTCTTCCTGGACGAGCTCCGGCTGAGCATCGGCGTCGGCCCCGCCGCACCAGCATTCTCATTCCCGGACGCGGCCATCCTCACGGGAGAGCTCGATCTCGGCGACGCGCACCTCTTCCCCGACGCGGCCGTGGCCGACGGCGCGCGCGCCTTCTCCCTCGCGGGCACGAACACCATCTTCCCGGGCTGCTGCTGCCACGCGCGGTCACCGCTGCCGGAGCCCGCCGTGGCCACAGAAGTCGCAACGCCATCCGCGCGTCTCCCGAGGGACCGACTGGCCCTCCGGCTCCCGCTCCTGGTACCGCTCCTCTCCCGGCTGTCCGACCGCTTCCGCTGCGGCGAGCCCCGGTGCGGCGACGGCCTGGACATATTGCGTgtgtaa